The genomic region AAGCTTACAGATAAATTACACGCTTTAGTTGAGGGCAAAAGCTTGCATACTCTTCTGACAAACTGAAACATAGACAATTTATTTATATGGacactatatggtcaaataGAAAGGATACACAAATTAAACTCCTGTCTTGCCCTGCATATTATATTCCAGAGGgcaaatattaattatatataaatataaatagcatTTGGACAACCATTAGAGCATTATAAATGTAATCAATATGTGTACAAAAGTTTTTAAACTTAAGGCATCTTACCACCGATTGACCGTTGCTGAATTCATTAAGGGCCATTTTATTATTGCCTGCAGCCCCTAGTTCATTGTACTGTCCTGATCTCACAAGTTCCCTCCAGGAGAGACTCGGGCCTCTGGAGTTCTATGGGAACAAATAAAAGGGCTGTTTAACATCACATGAGCCTCAGCATGACCAACACAAGCCTTAAGAATTCCAGTCAGCTGAGctttaaaatctgttattttTCTAGTATTTCTTTAGGATTTGGGGAGAAAATAAACATTAGATTACGCAAATGCAGAAATAGTCCGGAGTTGCTGTGCTCATTTGGAGAAAAATGATAGCTAGTCTTACTAATGTTTGTTATAGGAGTAAAAAAACCCTAACTAAAATGTTATTCCTTTATACTAATACTAGTCACTTCATACAAATTAGGTTAAAGAGATGATAGATTTCAACACTAGATCATCGTTTAGTTCTAGCAAGGAGTCATGTTAAAAATGAGCATTTTGCACTATGACAGAGAAACTGCTGGGTTTTTCATGTCTTTCCACAGTCTAGTCCAGTAAAGATTACATAACAATGAAACTAAATCCAGGAAATACTATTATACAGTGTGTTGATAAACCATTAGAGACAACAATAGCAGCAATATTAATATTCGCATTAAGTTCCAATGTTCTAATATCAAGTAAAGTTCCAGCACTTTCCCTTGTCACTATCACGTGAGTATGGAGTGAAGGCGTCATGGATTGTTGTAGAGGTTCAGGCTTTTTAGAGTGAATTTGTGCAAATTGTATCTAGTAATAATTTCCATAGATGtgtcattaattcattttacatAGTCAGTTTgtttggtgtgggtgtgtgtcagtattattAGCTTCAAGATAGATAAAATAGTTTACGGCAGTTATAAACACGAAAACaggaacagcaaaaaaaaaaaaatgtatgacatgaaggatgtaaaaaaaaaattgctgtggtatgagAGGAACAAAACATGATGGATGAGGTcgtaccacaccacaccacacacattttatatatttgtgtgtgttgtatcttgtcTTACtgtctaagctgctgtaacaatatctatctattcatccatccatccatccatccatctatacaccACTGTTGATTATTGATCATTGttgattaatatatatatatatatatatatatatatatatatcaacgCTTAAATCCTATTTAGTAATCATAAGTAATAAAtagttcttgtttttgtttcattgtagTACAGTAAATAATCTTTACCTGAATCATTCTATACCCGCTGCGTTTGCGGTAGTACCAGCAGCCCAGAATGAACAGAGCAGTGAGGACAATTGCCAGGAAAGCAATACCAGCAGCCCTGAAACACAGTTAACCACCATCCATCTTAATAATCCATCtactgtatctatctatctatctatccatctactctatctatctatctat from Hemibagrus wyckioides isolate EC202008001 linkage group LG18, SWU_Hwy_1.0, whole genome shotgun sequence harbors:
- the mlana gene encoding melanoma antigen recognized by T-cells 1; translated protein: MPRGDFTVHFASRGRGTYIRAEEAAGIAFLAIVLTALFILGCWYYRKRSGYRMIQNSRGPSLSWRELVRSGQYNELGAAGNNKMALNEFSNGQSVFPNAPPAYEKITTGASPPPYSP